cggccccagccccggccccggcccggcccggcccgctaCGGGCTGTGCAGGAGGGCCCGCCGGAGGCGGAACACCTCCAGGAAGGAGAAGAGTCCCCGCTTGCgggccccggcccccgccccgccgccgcccccccccgccTTGGCCGCCCCGCGGGCAGCGTCCCCCGCGGcctccggcccggcccggccccggccagCCGCGCTCTTCGCCTTCGCCCCCGGGGCGGCGGCCACGAGGCACTTCTGGTACTGCACCTGCGGGGACACGAGAGGCAGCGCGGGGGGGGGACTCCGCACCGGGGTCACCCCCGCCCGCCCCAGGGCTGGGCGTCTCCCCCCGCCGGTGCTCACCATGCAGGCGGCCTGCACCGCCTCCGAGATGGTGCCCGCGTCGGGCTCGCACCAGAAGGCCGCGCACTGGAAGCGTCGCCCCGTGTCCACGATGAGCGCGAAGGTGTGCGCGTCCCGGCCCACCCCCAGGAAGGTCACGTACCGCACCTGGCACTCCCAGATGTGCGCCGCCTCCTCGGGCTCCTGCGGGGACCCCGCGGGCCCATCCACCCCTGGCCGCCGCCCGGGCGGCCCTGCCGCCCCCCAGGTCCGCTCTCCGGGGGGCAGCGCCGTGCCCGTTCCGGCCAcagccccctgtcccctccccacctgCGCCGGGTGCACCCTCATGGCCGTGTCGGACACGTAGATGAGGGACGGCGTCCAGTTCTCCCGCCCAGGGCGCCTCGTCAGCTTCTCGATGGCCTCGTTCAACACATCCATCCCTGGGGAGAGGGACACCCCATCCCATCGGCCCCGGCTGCGGCCGTGGTGTGGGCAGGGCTCCTCCAGGGCTGCCCGGCCGCCCCACTGCACGGGGGAGCTTTCTGGGCGTCCCCCAGCGACGGGGGGAGCAGCGGCGCTtacccatggccctgggcacggGCAGGCTGCCGATGTACAGCGCCTCGTAGGTCTGCATCGACTGCCTCACCGCTTCTAGGATATCCACTGCCGGGACAGGAGAGGTGGGGCTACTGCTGTGTCCCCCCATACCCAAGGACCCCGGGGAAATAGCCGGACAAGCCAGAGGGTTCTGGCTCAAAGACGGACTGTGGGCAGGGGGAGCAGCCGGCAGTGCTTGGGGACAGTACCTTGCAGTGGCAGGTCCTCGGCGGAGATGGGCTCCAGCGTGGCGGCCCGTGGCAGCCTGCTGCTCGCTACGGCTCGCTCGGCCACGATCTGCAAGAGACGGGGGTCCCGGTGCCTCCCCTCACCTCCGAGACCCCCAGGCCATGCTCACACCCTCCAGGGCCCCTGCATCCCACCTTGGAGCACATCTCATGCAGAGCCTTGGCGATGCCCTTGGCAGGCACATTGCAGTGAAACACGTGACACTTGAGCACGCAGGTGTCCTTATCACTGGCCACAAAGGCGAAGTCTCTGCAAGGCCACGAGCAAGTCAGTGAGACCCCGACAGAGGCAGCCCCTGCCTGTActtccccccagccccgtgCCCCCCTtacctgtccctgcagccatggcagcagttgggagggaggagaagggacaGGTCACTGCTGGGGTGCCTCCCCCCAAGTGGGCAGAGCCACTCCCCTGGGCCCTAGCTCTGCCCTAGCCCCTGGCACCTGCCGTTGTTGCAGCCAACACCCCAGACACGGATGTTGAGGATGGGCTGGCGATGGATGAGGCTGCGGTCGAGGGGGTCCACCAGGCTCATGGTGTCCTTCTTCAGAATCATCACTAggtcctggccctgcagaggGGCAGTGGTTCCCTCAGCCTGGCAGAcagcctgggcatccccagCACCCAGGCCTTGTGTAGGCAAACCCCTGTCCCCCCAGCCTTCTCTACCCCAACTGGGGGGGTCAGCCCTGTTCCTCCCCTGCCCTTCCCCAGCTACCATTCCCATACTCACCCTGGTACCCTGGCACTGTTCCCAAGGAACAGCCCTGTCAGACCCACCTGCTCTACACCTGGGACCATCAGATGGATGCCCTGTGTGGAGAGTTGACTCTACCACCAGCCCTGgtccctgctcccctccagcACAGTCCAGTCTCAGCAAGAGTGGCCCTGGGGTGGGACCCTGCCTGGCAGCACCATTCCAGGCTCTTACCTCACCCTGGTTCTCCGCAGAGCTCTGGCCCTTGCTGTTGGAGAGC
This genomic interval from Aphelocoma coerulescens isolate FSJ_1873_10779 chromosome 13, UR_Acoe_1.0, whole genome shotgun sequence contains the following:
- the APBB3 gene encoding amyloid-beta A4 precursor protein-binding family B member 3 isoform X2; the encoded protein is MLGKDYMLAIVLVNCDDNLWSDQSLETDPDLPPGWRKICDSLGTYYWHVPTGTTQWQHPARTTSPGGHAEADGEETLQGRECQAPAAKHSAKDRPIPSPMASLSRRHSLSWHGDDFQHSAEPGSKCFAVRSLGWVEIPEEDLAPGKSSIAVNNCIQQLSNSKGQSSAENQGEGQDLVMILKKDTMSLVDPLDRSLIHRQPILNIRVWGVGCNNGRDRDFAFVASDKDTCVLKCHVFHCNVPAKGIAKALHEMCSKIVAERAVASSRLPRAATLEPISAEDLPLQVDILEAVRQSMQTYEALYIGSLPVPRAMGMDVLNEAIEKLTRRPGRENWTPSLIYVSDTAMRVHPAQEPEEAAHIWECQVRYVTFLGVGRDAHTFALIVDTGRRFQCAAFWCEPDAGTISEAVQAACMVQYQKCLVAAAPGAKAKSAAGRGRAGPEAAGDAARGAAKAGGGGGGAGAGARKRGLFSFLEVFRLRRALLHSP
- the APBB3 gene encoding amyloid-beta A4 precursor protein-binding family B member 3 isoform X1 gives rise to the protein MLGKDYMLAIVLVNCDDNLWSDQSLETDPDLPPGWRKICDSLGTYYWHVPTGTTQWQHPARTTSPGGHAEADGEETLQGRECQAPAAKHSAKDRPIPSPMASLSRRHSLSWHGDDFQHSAEPGSKCFAVRSLGWVEIPEEDLAPGKSSIAVNNCIQQLSNSKGQSSAENQGEGQDLVMILKKDTMSLVDPLDRSLIHRQPILNIRVWGVGCNNGRDRDFAFVASDKDTCVLKCHVFHCNVPAKGIAKALHEMCSKIVAERAVASSRLPRAATLEPISAEDLPLQVDILEAVRQSMQTYEALYIGSLPVPRAMGMDVLNEAIEKLTRRPGRENWTPSLIYVSDTAMRVHPAQVGRGQGAVAGTGTALPPGERTWGAAGPPGRRPGVDGPAGSPQEPEEAAHIWECQVRYVTFLGVGRDAHTFALIVDTGRRFQCAAFWCEPDAGTISEAVQAACMVQYQKCLVAAAPGAKAKSAAGRGRAGPEAAGDAARGAAKAGGGGGGAGAGARKRGLFSFLEVFRLRRALLHSP